Proteins encoded by one window of Chryseobacterium sp. POL2:
- a CDS encoding SDR family NAD(P)-dependent oxidoreductase, producing the protein MKNVLILGANSDVAKQALKLYVQQGYFVVAASRDLLSLESFIEENRIEQSNVKLIYFDATDFSSHQKFYHDLPEKPNIVVYAAGFLVQNEKAFYDFESTFQMMKVNYAGAVSILNIIAFDKENENLERIIGLSSLSGVRGRKSNFIYGSTKSAFTQYLAGLRQELSQRNIKVNVLVIGYINTKINEGLDLNKNLIMEPDYVAKRIVNAGHSFVIVPNWKWKIIYQILKVLPESLVSKLP; encoded by the coding sequence ATGAAAAATGTTCTCATTCTTGGAGCCAATTCTGATGTGGCAAAACAAGCTTTAAAATTGTACGTGCAACAAGGCTATTTTGTAGTAGCGGCTTCCCGAGATTTATTGTCATTAGAAAGTTTTATTGAAGAAAATAGAATAGAGCAGTCAAATGTTAAATTGATTTATTTCGATGCAACAGATTTTTCTTCTCATCAAAAATTTTATCATGATCTTCCTGAAAAACCAAACATTGTTGTTTATGCCGCAGGTTTTTTGGTTCAGAATGAAAAGGCTTTTTATGATTTTGAATCTACCTTCCAAATGATGAAGGTGAATTATGCAGGAGCAGTTTCTATTCTCAATATTATTGCTTTTGATAAAGAGAATGAAAATTTGGAGAGAATTATCGGTTTGTCGTCGCTTTCTGGCGTGCGCGGTAGAAAGTCCAACTTTATCTATGGAAGTACAAAATCGGCTTTCACGCAATATCTGGCTGGACTTCGGCAAGAACTTTCTCAACGGAATATTAAGGTAAATGTTTTGGTGATTGGCTACATTAACACCAAAATTAATGAGGGATTAGACTTAAATAAAAACCTTATTATGGAGCCCGATTATGTTGCAAAACGTATTGTAAATGCTGGACATTCTTTCGTAATTGTTCCCAATTGGAAATGGAAAATTATTTATCAGATTCTTAAAGTTCTTCCAGAGTCTTTAGTTTCTAAATTACCATAA